In Brassica rapa cultivar Chiifu-401-42 chromosome A06, CAAS_Brap_v3.01, whole genome shotgun sequence, a single window of DNA contains:
- the LOC103871639 gene encoding nuclear transcription factor Y subunit B-4 yields the protein MADEDRLLPIANVGRLMKQILPSNAKISKEAKQTVQECATEFISFVTCEASDKCHRENRKTVNGDDIWWALSTLGLDNYADAVGRYLHKYREAERERAENNKSSNDSGNEREPNITSGYSRVLEKGSSSSAR from the coding sequence atggcCGATGAAGATAGATTGCTACCAATAGCCAATGTAGGGAGACTTATGAAGCAGATCCTACCATCAAATGCAAAGATCTCAAAAGAAGCAAAACAAACAGTTCAAGAGTGTGCAACAGAGTTCATCAGCTTTGTTACCTGCGAAGCCTCAGACAAGTGCCACAGGGAGAATCGAAAGACGGTGAATGGAGACGACATCTGGTGGGCTCTAAGTACTCTAGGCCTCGATAACTATGCTGACGCCGTGGGGAGGTATCTTCACAAGTACCGCGAGGCCGAGCGAGAAAGAGCTGAAAACAACAAAAGCAGCAACGATAGTGGAAATGAGAGAGAACCAAACATCACAAGTGGTTATAGTAGAGTTTTGGAGAAAGGAAGCAGCTCTTCGGCTCGTTGA